The Polynucleobacter necessarius genome has a window encoding:
- the htpX gene encoding zinc metalloprotease HtpX encodes MFNLVKTAILMAAITALFIVVGGMLGGEEGMLIALLIAIGMNFFSYWFSDTMVLKMTNAQQVDEHSAPQLYAMVKELAEKAGLPMPKVFLIDEDAPNAFATGRNPENAAVAATTGILRILSPRELRGVMAHELAHVKHRDILISTVAATMAGAISALANLAMFAGGRNSEGRQGNPLAALAVMILAPLAASLIQMSISRAREYEADRGGAEMSSDPESLAQALQKIHAYAQGIPFQAIERHPEAAQMMIINPLTAGGLSQLFSTHPPMEERVARLISMSKNGVYPGAE; translated from the coding sequence ATGTTTAATTTAGTAAAGACCGCGATTTTGATGGCGGCAATTACTGCTCTCTTCATCGTAGTTGGTGGCATGCTTGGTGGTGAAGAGGGGATGTTGATTGCGCTGCTGATCGCAATCGGAATGAACTTTTTTAGCTACTGGTTCTCAGATACGATGGTCCTCAAGATGACGAATGCACAGCAAGTAGATGAGCATTCTGCTCCCCAGCTGTATGCCATGGTTAAAGAGCTGGCTGAAAAGGCTGGACTCCCCATGCCTAAAGTATTTTTAATTGATGAGGATGCACCTAATGCATTTGCAACCGGTCGCAATCCGGAGAATGCTGCTGTTGCAGCAACCACCGGCATCCTCAGAATTCTTTCGCCTCGTGAGTTGCGCGGTGTAATGGCGCATGAGCTCGCACACGTAAAGCACCGAGATATTTTGATTTCTACTGTCGCAGCAACTATGGCTGGCGCCATTTCTGCGTTGGCAAATTTAGCGATGTTTGCTGGTGGTCGAAATTCAGAGGGTCGGCAAGGCAATCCCCTAGCGGCATTGGCGGTAATGATTTTGGCGCCTTTGGCAGCAAGCCTAATTCAAATGAGCATCTCTCGGGCGCGCGAATATGAGGCCGATCGTGGCGGTGCTGAAATGAGCTCTGATCCCGAGTCCTTGGCGCAGGCCCTGCAAAAAATTCATGCTTATGCTCAAGGTATCCCATTTCAAGCAATTGAGCGGCATCCTGAAGCGGCGCAGATGATGATCATTAATCCTCTGACCGCTGGTGGCCTCTCTCAACTTTTTTCTACCCATCCCCCAATGGAGGAGCGGGTAGCTCGTTTAATTAGCATGTCTAAAAACGGGGTTTACCCCGGAGCGGAATAA
- the fmt gene encoding methionyl-tRNA formyltransferase, with amino-acid sequence MRIVFAGTPEFAAQAMHAIEKVGHQIVLALTQPDRRAGRGMHLQASPVKLFAQEKNIPVLQPVSLKQSHPDFQKQAAALEAYQYLSGIDFDAMVVVAYGLILPQDVLDLASRNGRFGCFNIHASLLPRWRGAAPIQRAIENGDTCTGVSIMQMDAGLDTGDTVLVGDLKITSDETSATLHDRLARLGAELMVKVLNDLDKGIVTLRTPQPSIGITYAEKILKNEAEIDWQLSAVEIDRRIRAFNPFPGSTSGLQGEQFKFWNSCLPKQEEVDPAAKPGQIVGRSADGVYVQCGEGVIEILEMQKPGGKRISASLCIPGGVSAHHLMRFEKTANRQGDVNV; translated from the coding sequence ATGAGAATTGTTTTTGCTGGTACCCCAGAGTTTGCTGCGCAAGCAATGCACGCAATAGAAAAGGTTGGTCATCAAATTGTTTTGGCCCTTACTCAGCCGGATCGTCGTGCGGGTCGCGGCATGCATCTGCAGGCGAGCCCCGTAAAACTTTTTGCGCAAGAAAAAAATATTCCTGTATTGCAACCGGTATCTCTTAAACAGAGCCATCCTGACTTCCAGAAACAAGCGGCAGCACTTGAGGCATATCAATATTTATCTGGCATTGATTTTGATGCAATGGTAGTGGTTGCGTATGGATTAATTCTTCCTCAAGATGTTCTGGACCTTGCATCTCGCAATGGTAGATTTGGCTGCTTTAATATTCATGCCTCTTTGTTGCCAAGGTGGCGTGGCGCAGCCCCAATACAGCGTGCCATTGAGAATGGTGACACCTGCACGGGTGTGAGCATCATGCAAATGGATGCTGGTTTAGATACTGGCGATACCGTTTTGGTGGGTGATCTGAAAATCACATCTGACGAAACTAGCGCAACACTTCATGATCGTCTTGCTAGGCTGGGCGCTGAGTTGATGGTCAAGGTTCTGAATGATCTAGATAAGGGCATTGTCACTTTAAGAACTCCACAGCCTAGTATCGGTATTACCTATGCAGAAAAAATATTAAAGAACGAGGCAGAAATTGATTGGCAGCTAAGCGCCGTTGAAATTGATCGACGCATTCGAGCTTTCAATCCATTTCCCGGGTCGACGAGCGGCCTTCAAGGTGAGCAATTTAAGTTTTGGAACTCTTGTTTGCCCAAGCAAGAGGAAGTGGATCCAGCTGCTAAGCCTGGACAAATTGTAGGCCGTAGTGCTGATGGTGTGTATGTTCAATGTGGTGAGGGCGTGATCGAGATTTTAGAAATGCAAAAACCAGGCGGGAAAAGAATTTCTGCAAGTCTATGCATTCCTGGTGGAGTAAGTGCACATCATCTAATGAGGTTTGAAAAGACGGCAAACAGGCAAGGAGACGTAAATGTTTAA
- the dprA gene encoding DNA-processing protein DprA: MNTLKNPGITQIHQNTPCYPSRLLDLYDPPNSLYIYGDIRLLDSPMIAIVGSRNASQKGIRNARYFAQALSAEGYLIISGLARGIDGAAHLGALGQKWDQPTIAVCGTGLDIVYPREHQKLAQAIGKSGLLASELEPGLGPKAWHFPRRNRIIAALALGILVIEAAERSGSLITARLGVELGREIFAIPGSIHHPLSRGCHQLLQQGAKLVQTPKDILEELKNW; the protein is encoded by the coding sequence ATGAACACCCTAAAAAATCCAGGCATCACCCAAATTCATCAAAACACCCCTTGCTATCCTTCTCGCCTATTGGATTTGTACGACCCTCCCAATTCACTCTATATATATGGGGATATTCGCTTGCTGGATTCCCCGATGATTGCCATTGTTGGATCCCGCAACGCCAGCCAAAAGGGAATTAGAAATGCCCGCTATTTTGCTCAAGCCCTATCTGCGGAGGGCTATCTCATTATTTCGGGCTTAGCCAGGGGTATTGATGGCGCCGCCCACTTAGGCGCCCTTGGACAGAAGTGGGACCAGCCAACCATCGCAGTATGCGGAACAGGGCTGGACATTGTGTACCCCAGAGAGCACCAAAAATTAGCCCAAGCGATTGGTAAGAGCGGCTTACTGGCGTCTGAATTAGAGCCAGGATTGGGGCCAAAAGCCTGGCACTTTCCACGCAGGAACCGCATTATTGCCGCCCTAGCACTAGGAATCCTAGTAATCGAAGCAGCTGAGCGCTCTGGCTCATTGATTACAGCCAGACTAGGCGTCGAGCTTGGTCGTGAGATCTTTGCAATTCCTGGGTCGATACATCACCCCCTGTCCAGGGGCTGTCACCAGCTACTTCAGCAAGGTGCCAAACTAGTCCAAACTCCAAAAGATATCCTCGAAGAACTCAAAAATTGGTGA
- the def gene encoding peptide deformylase: MALLTVLCYPDPRLHKVAKPVAQVDARIKKIVADMAETMYEAPGVGLAATQVDIHERIVVIDVSDNQDELMVFINPELVWASPEKKSWREGCLSVPEYYDEVDRPAVVRVKALDINGKEFEVEADGLLSVCLQHEMDHLQGKVFVEYLSMLKRNRISLKMKKRAKELVGER, encoded by the coding sequence ATGGCTTTATTAACCGTCCTTTGCTACCCAGATCCACGCCTACATAAGGTTGCCAAACCTGTAGCGCAGGTAGACGCACGCATCAAAAAAATTGTGGCCGACATGGCCGAGACAATGTACGAAGCGCCTGGGGTTGGTTTGGCTGCAACACAGGTTGATATTCATGAGCGAATTGTGGTGATTGATGTTTCTGACAATCAAGATGAGCTAATGGTGTTCATCAATCCAGAATTAGTTTGGGCAAGCCCAGAAAAAAAATCATGGCGCGAGGGATGTCTTTCTGTGCCAGAGTATTACGATGAAGTTGATCGCCCAGCGGTAGTTCGAGTAAAAGCGCTCGACATCAATGGAAAGGAATTTGAAGTAGAGGCAGATGGTTTGTTATCGGTCTGCTTGCAACACGAGATGGATCACTTGCAGGGCAAGGTGTTTGTCGAGTACCTCTCGATGTTGAAGCGCAATCGTATTTCTCTCAAAATGAAAAAGCGCGCAAAAGAATTAGTAGGCGAGCGCTAA